In a single window of the Nodularia spumigena CCY9414 genome:
- the arsS gene encoding arsenosugar biosynthesis radical SAM (seleno)protein ArsS (Some members of this family are selenoproteins.): MVQQKVNPLSLNSDITPFRKKLNLPLTKNPITVLQLNLGKRCNLACSHCHVEASPKRTEELSPEICQQLIQLIEKFPQIKVVDLTGGAPEMLYGFKPIVEAARSHGKQVIVRSNLTIYFETGFGDIPEYCAQNQVRIVASLPCYLSDNVDQMRGNGVYDASILALQWLNRLGYGQDPNLILDLVYNPQIPTSENFSLTPNQAKLKQDYKMFLQEHFGISFNDLFAITNLPIGRTKFSLERQKLYRPYLQFLESHFNSTTIEHLMCRDELSIDYLGNVYDCDFNQMENLPSKTDAGETLNVAKLLAAGTLDLITEIRTAHYCYGCTAGSGSSCGGTLI; this comes from the coding sequence ATGGTTCAGCAAAAAGTAAATCCTTTATCTTTAAATTCAGACATCACACCTTTTAGAAAAAAGCTAAATTTACCCCTAACAAAAAACCCAATTACTGTTTTACAACTTAATTTGGGCAAACGTTGTAATTTGGCTTGTAGCCATTGTCATGTAGAAGCCAGTCCCAAACGCACTGAAGAACTTTCTCCGGAAATTTGCCAGCAATTAATTCAATTAATTGAGAAATTTCCCCAAATCAAAGTTGTAGACCTGACAGGTGGCGCGCCCGAAATGCTCTATGGCTTTAAACCAATTGTAGAAGCAGCGCGATCGCATGGGAAACAGGTAATTGTGCGCTCTAACTTGACTATTTATTTTGAAACTGGTTTTGGGGATATTCCCGAATATTGCGCTCAAAATCAAGTCAGAATTGTAGCTTCTCTGCCTTGCTATCTCTCAGACAACGTTGATCAAATGCGAGGAAATGGTGTATATGATGCCTCAATTCTTGCTCTGCAATGGCTGAACCGTCTTGGCTATGGTCAAGACCCCAATTTAATCCTTGATTTAGTTTATAACCCGCAAATTCCCACTTCTGAGAATTTTTCCCTCACACCCAATCAAGCTAAACTTAAACAAGATTATAAAATGTTCTTACAAGAACATTTTGGTATTAGTTTTAATGACTTGTTTGCAATTACCAACCTACCCATTGGACGCACAAAGTTTTCTTTAGAACGCCAAAAGCTATACAGACCTTATCTCCAGTTTTTAGAATCTCATTTCAACTCTACGACCATTGAGCATTTAATGTGTAGAGATGAACTTTCCATTGATTATTTGGGTAATGTCTATGACTGCGACTTTAACCAAATGGAAAATTTGCCTTCAAAAACTGATGCTGGCGAAACCTTAAATGTTGCTAAGTTATTGGCTGCTGGCACATTAGATTTAATTACAGAAATCAGGACTGCACATTACTGTTATGGTTGTACGGCTGGCTCAGGTTCTAGTTGTGGCGGCACTTTAATTTAA
- the arsM gene encoding arsenosugar biosynthesis arsenite methyltransferase ArsM, producing the protein MTYLETTANFYSEVAETPQVGLCCVQSSPLQLPGLKISSQMQEMNYGCGTTVHPTELTNDPTVLYVGVGGGLEALQFAYFSRRPGSVIAIEPVEAMRSAATRNLELAAQENDWFEPNFVEIREGDAFALPVPDASVDVVAQNCLFNIFKPADLQLALQETFRVLKPNGRLLMSDPIATRPIPEHLQNDDRLRAMCLSGAMTYEQYIEHLVNAGFGQVEIRARRPYRLLNRQNYNLAENLLLESLDSVAFKVAIPEDGACIFTGKTAIYTGIAPFFDDQAGHILQSGVPAAVCDKTASNLGKAAPEEILITDSNWHYNGGGCC; encoded by the coding sequence ATGACTTATCTTGAAACAACCGCTAACTTTTATAGTGAAGTCGCCGAAACACCACAAGTAGGATTATGTTGCGTCCAAAGCAGTCCGTTACAACTACCAGGACTCAAAATTTCCTCCCAGATGCAGGAAATGAACTATGGTTGCGGTACAACCGTACATCCCACAGAACTAACTAACGACCCCACAGTACTTTATGTAGGCGTTGGTGGTGGCTTAGAAGCACTGCAATTTGCTTACTTCTCCCGTCGTCCAGGGTCAGTAATTGCGATTGAACCAGTGGAGGCTATGCGGTCAGCAGCGACTCGTAATTTAGAACTGGCTGCTCAAGAAAATGACTGGTTTGAGCCTAATTTTGTCGAAATTCGCGAAGGAGATGCCTTTGCTTTACCGGTTCCTGATGCTTCTGTCGATGTGGTAGCACAAAATTGTCTATTTAATATATTTAAACCCGCAGATTTGCAGTTAGCTTTACAGGAAACCTTTCGAGTTTTAAAGCCCAACGGACGCTTACTGATGAGTGATCCCATTGCGACTCGTCCTATTCCCGAACACCTGCAAAATGATGACAGGTTACGCGCCATGTGTCTATCGGGAGCAATGACCTACGAACAGTATATTGAACATTTGGTAAATGCGGGCTTTGGTCAAGTAGAAATCCGGGCGCGTCGTCCTTACCGTCTCCTGAATCGCCAAAATTATAATTTAGCAGAAAACTTGCTGCTAGAAAGTCTCGATTCTGTAGCTTTTAAAGTCGCAATTCCTGAAGATGGTGCTTGTATTTTTACAGGTAAAACAGCAATCTACACCGGAATAGCACCCTTCTTTGATGACCAAGCCGGACATATTCTGCAATCGGGAGTACCTGCGGCGGTATGTGATAAAACTGCTAGTAATTTAGGTAAAGCCGCTCCTGAAGAAATCCTGATTACAGATTCAAATTGGCATTACAATGGTGGTGGATGTTGTTAG
- a CDS encoding transposase, with protein MVVDRLYPSYKTCSNCGTKKETLTLNERVLKCAYCGFECDILQLCL; from the coding sequence GTGGTTGTTGATAGATTGTACCCCAGTTATAAAACTTGTTCTAACTGTGGGACTAAAAAAGAAACGCTCACACTCAATGAACGTGTTTTAAAATGTGCATATTGTGGCTTTGAGTGTGACATCCTTCAGCTTTGTTTGTGA
- a CDS encoding RelA/SpoT family protein: MSSILVNSTTELALPEWLHKCLRESSAYKGEAEADRRYSDAVLIGKAFEFAYQLHEGQYRKSGELYISHPVAVAGLLRDLGGSPAMIAAGFLHDVVEDTDVTSEQIEEHFGPEVRQLVEGVTKLSKINFTSKTESQAENFRRMFLAMAQDIRVIVVKLADRLHNMRTLQYMSESSRRRSAQETRDIFAPLANRLGMWRIKWELEDLSFKYLEPEAFRQIQDHVSEKRAAREEKLAKTTDMLRERLQQAGIHCQDISGRPKHLYSIYQKMQRQQKEFHEIYDLAALRIIVQTNEECYRALAVVHDAFRPIPSRFKDYIGLPKPNRYQSLHTGVIGLSGRPLEIQIRTVEMHHVAEYGIAAHWKYKETGGSTSQLTNADEKFTWLRHLLEWQSDLKDAQEYLDSVKDNLFEDDVYVFTPKGDVVPLSPGATCIDFAYHIHTEVGNHCAGARVNGRMVPLSTRLQNGAIVEIISQKNSHPSLDWLNFARSSAAKYRIKQWYKRSRRDENVARGRELLEKELGKTGFDNLLKSEAMQTVAEKCNYHSAEDLLAGLGYGEITLNLVLNRWREVAKGQQPANVVPLFPGKELPTTSKTVRDAPPHSTRPCDSPIIGVEGLVYHIAGCCTPIPGEPIIGVVTRGRGISIHRQGCNNLETVEYERLVPVSWNLATEHISRPLTYPVNVQIEALDRVGVLKDILSRLSDQGINVRHAQVKTSIGQPALIDLGIDIRDRLQLEQVFTQIKKMSDILNIRRLGQIDE, encoded by the coding sequence ATGAGCAGCATACTTGTAAATTCCACAACCGAACTAGCCCTTCCGGAATGGCTTCACAAATGTTTAAGAGAGTCGTCAGCATATAAAGGCGAAGCCGAAGCAGATCGAAGGTATAGTGATGCAGTATTAATTGGTAAGGCATTTGAATTTGCTTATCAACTGCATGAGGGACAATACCGCAAATCGGGAGAACTGTATATTAGTCATCCCGTAGCAGTGGCTGGATTGCTGCGAGATTTGGGGGGTAGTCCTGCTATGATAGCAGCTGGATTTCTTCATGATGTAGTTGAAGATACAGATGTCACAAGCGAACAAATAGAAGAACACTTTGGCCCAGAAGTCCGGCAATTGGTCGAAGGTGTCACCAAGTTGTCTAAAATAAATTTCACCAGCAAAACTGAAAGCCAAGCAGAAAACTTCCGGCGGATGTTTTTGGCCATGGCGCAGGATATTCGGGTAATTGTGGTGAAACTGGCAGACCGTTTGCATAATATGCGAACTTTACAATATATGTCAGAATCCAGTCGCCGCCGCAGCGCGCAAGAAACCAGAGATATTTTTGCTCCCTTAGCAAATCGTTTGGGAATGTGGCGGATAAAATGGGAACTGGAAGATTTGTCTTTTAAATATCTCGAACCCGAAGCTTTTCGCCAAATACAGGATCATGTTTCCGAAAAACGGGCGGCGCGGGAAGAGAAATTGGCGAAAACTACAGATATGTTGCGGGAGCGTTTGCAGCAAGCCGGCATTCACTGTCAGGATATTAGTGGTCGTCCTAAGCACCTGTATAGCATTTATCAAAAAATGCAAAGGCAGCAAAAAGAATTTCACGAAATTTACGATTTGGCAGCCCTGCGGATTATAGTCCAAACCAATGAGGAATGCTATCGGGCTTTGGCAGTAGTTCATGATGCTTTTCGCCCGATTCCTTCTAGATTTAAGGATTACATTGGATTGCCCAAGCCTAACCGCTACCAATCGTTGCATACTGGTGTAATTGGGCTGAGTGGCCGTCCTTTGGAGATCCAAATTCGTACTGTAGAAATGCATCATGTTGCTGAATATGGGATTGCAGCCCATTGGAAGTATAAAGAAACAGGTGGTTCTACTAGCCAATTGACCAACGCAGATGAAAAGTTTACTTGGTTAAGGCATCTGCTGGAATGGCAAAGTGATCTTAAGGACGCTCAAGAATATCTTGATAGTGTCAAAGACAATTTATTTGAAGATGATGTCTATGTCTTCACCCCAAAGGGGGATGTTGTACCTTTAAGTCCTGGTGCAACGTGTATAGATTTTGCTTATCATATTCATACAGAAGTCGGCAACCACTGTGCAGGGGCGCGAGTGAATGGTCGCATGGTTCCTTTGTCAACCAGGTTGCAAAATGGCGCGATTGTGGAGATTATTAGCCAAAAGAACAGTCATCCCAGTTTGGATTGGTTGAACTTTGCCAGAAGTTCAGCAGCGAAGTATCGGATTAAACAATGGTACAAGCGATCGCGCCGCGATGAAAATGTAGCTCGTGGACGAGAGTTGTTAGAAAAAGAACTGGGTAAAACAGGTTTTGATAACTTGCTCAAATCAGAAGCAATGCAAACCGTAGCGGAAAAGTGTAACTACCACAGCGCCGAAGATTTACTAGCCGGTTTGGGTTACGGTGAAATTACTCTCAACCTGGTGCTAAATCGCTGGCGAGAAGTAGCTAAAGGACAACAACCTGCTAACGTTGTTCCTCTATTTCCCGGAAAAGAACTACCAACGACATCAAAAACTGTCCGCGATGCACCTCCCCACAGCACACGTCCTTGTGATTCACCCATTATTGGCGTAGAAGGATTGGTGTATCATATCGCTGGGTGTTGTACCCCCATACCCGGTGAACCGATTATTGGTGTGGTGACGCGCGGTAGGGGAATTTCCATCCATCGCCAAGGCTGCAATAATCTCGAAACTGTGGAGTATGAGCGTTTAGTACCTGTGAGTTGGAACTTAGCGACTGAACATATTAGCCGTCCTCTGACTTACCCGGTGAATGTGCAAATCGAAGCCCTTGACCGGGTGGGAGTATTAAAGGATATTTTATCCCGCTTGAGTGACCAGGGGATCAATGTGCGTCATGCACAGGTGAAAACTTCTATTGGTCAACCAGCGTTGATTGATTTAGGAATAGATATACGCGATCGCTTGCAACTAGAGCAAGTGTTTACTCAAATTAAAAAAATGAGCGACATTTTAAATATCCGTCGTCTTGGTCAAATTGACGAATAG
- the patD gene encoding heterocyst frequency control protein PatD, with the protein MSLNLEKYQTLATLLEQVRSDTTATQVNAPELRKGVTLLQQVFRQEIVPLPDGSSRVQSYRTEISKQMRLLEIDVMFLQGSRQAATAEARLKTIGDRLSTLIQYCEAILQQEPEEEK; encoded by the coding sequence ATGTCTCTAAATCTTGAGAAATATCAGACTCTAGCAACTTTGCTAGAGCAAGTACGCTCTGATACCACCGCTACCCAAGTCAATGCACCTGAACTGCGAAAGGGTGTAACCTTGTTGCAGCAAGTGTTTCGCCAGGAGATTGTCCCTTTGCCTGATGGAAGTTCGCGAGTACAATCCTATCGGACAGAGATCAGTAAACAGATGCGTTTGTTGGAAATTGATGTCATGTTTCTCCAAGGATCGCGGCAAGCAGCGACTGCCGAAGCGAGGCTGAAGACCATAGGCGATCGCCTGTCTACTCTCATTCAATACTGTGAAGCTATTCTCCAGCAAGAACCAGAGGAGGAAAAATAA
- a CDS encoding dipeptide ABC transporter ATP-binding protein: MSEALFSIENLRVAYPQRHEEAVSWAVDDVSFTLQSGERMGLVGESGCGKSTLGRAAMRLLPPDSRVEGRVTFQGESVFDLMPQQLRKFRGEAIALIFQDPMTRLDPLMTIGKHCIETLQAHSPTLSTREAKKQAIATLEKVNIPANRWDQYPHEFSGGMRQRVAIALALLLNPKLIVADEPTTSLDVTVSAQILQELTRLCSQENMALLLISHDLAMVGEYCDRIGVMYQGKMVEMGATETVFKQPQHEYTRSLLKAALHIQAVDEKNHQETSSSPILRITELQQHYSIEPNFIERLWKKQGETIKAVDGINLELYQGEILGLVGESGCGKSTLSRTILQLIRPTAGKVEFLGQDLISLSRQEIRASRRQMQMIFQDPHACLNPVMTVGQSIADPLFIHNLADAEKAKSQVLWMLEKVGLTPPELYYQRYPSDLSGGQQQRVAIARALITRPKLLICDEPVSMLDASVQSQVLDLMLELKVEFELTYLFITHDLWLARFLCDRIAVMHSGKIVELGNTKQIFTNPQHSYTKSLLAAAPLLARS; this comes from the coding sequence ATGAGTGAAGCTTTATTTTCTATAGAGAATCTGCGTGTGGCTTATCCTCAGCGTCACGAGGAAGCGGTAAGTTGGGCTGTTGATGATGTATCTTTTACTTTGCAATCTGGGGAAAGAATGGGTTTGGTGGGTGAGTCGGGTTGTGGTAAATCCACTCTGGGGAGGGCTGCAATGCGCTTGTTACCCCCTGATAGTCGCGTTGAGGGTCGGGTGACGTTTCAGGGAGAATCGGTGTTTGATTTGATGCCACAGCAGTTGCGGAAATTTCGGGGAGAGGCGATCGCCTTAATTTTTCAAGATCCCATGACACGGCTTGATCCCTTGATGACTATTGGTAAGCACTGTATCGAAACTCTTCAGGCGCATTCTCCAACATTATCCACCAGGGAAGCTAAAAAACAAGCGATCGCCACTTTGGAAAAAGTAAATATTCCGGCGAATCGTTGGGATCAGTATCCTCATGAGTTTAGCGGTGGAATGCGCCAACGGGTAGCGATCGCTTTGGCTTTACTTCTCAATCCCAAGTTAATTGTCGCTGATGAACCCACCACGAGTTTAGATGTCACCGTCTCCGCACAGATTTTACAAGAATTAACCCGTCTATGTAGCCAAGAAAATATGGCGCTGTTGTTGATTTCTCACGATTTGGCCATGGTGGGCGAATATTGCGATCGCATCGGTGTGATGTATCAGGGGAAAATGGTAGAAATGGGTGCGACTGAAACTGTATTTAAACAACCTCAACATGAATACACGCGATCGCTCTTAAAAGCAGCTTTGCATATTCAAGCAGTGGATGAAAAGAATCACCAAGAAACTTCCTCATCTCCAATATTGCGGATTACAGAATTACAGCAGCACTACTCTATAGAACCTAATTTTATAGAAAGATTATGGAAAAAACAAGGGGAAACAATTAAAGCCGTAGATGGAATTAATTTAGAACTATATCAAGGAGAAATTTTGGGATTAGTTGGGGAATCAGGTTGTGGTAAAAGTACGCTGTCCAGGACAATATTACAACTCATTCGTCCTACTGCTGGTAAAGTTGAATTTTTAGGACAAGATTTAATTAGTTTATCGCGCCAAGAAATTCGGGCTTCACGGCGACAAATGCAAATGATTTTTCAAGATCCTCATGCTTGTTTAAATCCAGTAATGACAGTGGGACAAAGCATTGCAGACCCGTTATTTATCCACAATTTGGCTGATGCAGAAAAGGCAAAATCACAGGTTTTATGGATGCTGGAAAAGGTGGGATTAACACCGCCAGAACTTTATTATCAACGTTATCCATCGGATTTATCTGGGGGACAACAGCAACGAGTGGCGATCGCCCGTGCTTTAATTACTCGTCCCAAACTTTTAATCTGCGATGAACCTGTGAGTATGTTAGATGCTAGTGTTCAGTCACAAGTGTTAGATTTAATGTTAGAATTAAAAGTAGAATTTGAATTAACTTACTTGTTTATTACTCATGATTTGTGGTTAGCGAGATTTTTGTGCGATCGCATTGCCGTAATGCACAGTGGTAAAATTGTGGAACTGGGTAATACAAAGCAGATTTTTACCAATCCTCAACACTCTTACACTAAAAGTTTACTAGCAGCCGCCCCCTTGCTGGCGCGTTCTTAG
- a CDS encoding GNAT family N-acetyltransferase — translation MTIRHANETDLPAIVAIYNAAIPSRKATADLKPVSVQSRLGWFQGRSPSQRPIWVIEIEGIVVGWLSFKSFYGRPAYDSTAEISIYLSPSVHQRGLGSQFLALAIKESPNLGIKTLLGFIFAHNQASLNLFTRFGFEQWGYLPQVAELDGVERDLIIMGLRI, via the coding sequence ATGACCATCCGCCATGCGAATGAAACTGATTTACCTGCAATAGTGGCGATTTATAATGCAGCAATTCCCAGCCGTAAGGCGACAGCTGATTTAAAACCAGTTTCTGTACAAAGTCGCCTGGGTTGGTTTCAAGGGCGATCGCCTTCACAAAGACCGATTTGGGTGATAGAAATAGAAGGTATAGTTGTGGGATGGCTGAGTTTTAAATCATTTTATGGGCGGCCAGCTTATGATTCCACCGCCGAAATTAGTATTTATCTTTCCCCCTCTGTTCATCAACGTGGTTTAGGAAGCCAATTTCTCGCCCTAGCAATTAAGGAAAGTCCAAATTTAGGAATAAAAACACTATTGGGCTTTATTTTTGCCCACAATCAAGCCAGTTTAAACCTGTTTACCAGATTTGGGTTTGAACAATGGGGATATTTGCCGCAAGTTGCAGAACTTGACGGCGTGGAACGGGATTTAATAATTATGGGACTGCGAATATAG
- a CDS encoding FtsW/RodA/SpoVE family cell cycle protein: MNLRRLIPFFDDSVSTWALEARLLRWLTLMWLFVGLIMLFSASYPVAESSYGDGLYYIKRQLVWVFVALIGFNIIVNLPLRKILGNTHWFIAVCLLLIFGTLIPGLGKEALGAARWIAVGTITLQPSELIKPFLVLQSARLFGQWERLNWSVRLTWLGIFGLVLLGILAQPNLSTAALCGMTIWLIALAAGLPYKYLGGTAFGGVMLALMSISLKEYQRRRVMSFLDPWADPRGDGYQLVQSLLAVGSGQTWGAGFGLSQQKLFYLPIQDTDFIFSIFAEEFGFVGSIVLLILLAIFATLGLIVALKAKNLVNRLVAIGITTVIIGQSLLHIAVATGALPTTGLPLPMFSYGGNSMLSSLASMALLIRVARESSEAEVVPLRKPQSEKLRQRRILQKK, encoded by the coding sequence GTGAATCTACGTCGCCTGATTCCATTTTTTGATGATTCCGTCTCCACCTGGGCGTTAGAGGCGCGGTTACTGCGCTGGCTAACATTGATGTGGCTATTTGTCGGATTAATTATGCTGTTTTCAGCATCCTATCCCGTGGCTGAATCGAGTTATGGAGATGGACTTTACTACATTAAGCGCCAACTCGTTTGGGTCTTCGTTGCCTTGATTGGCTTCAATATAATTGTAAATCTTCCCTTACGGAAAATATTGGGCAATACTCATTGGTTTATAGCAGTGTGTTTGCTGTTAATCTTCGGTACACTCATCCCAGGACTAGGTAAAGAAGCTTTGGGCGCAGCACGTTGGATAGCCGTTGGAACAATCACCCTGCAACCTTCAGAATTAATTAAACCCTTTTTGGTGCTGCAAAGTGCGCGACTGTTTGGACAATGGGAACGGTTGAATTGGTCAGTTCGCTTAACTTGGTTAGGTATTTTTGGTTTAGTCCTTTTAGGAATTCTCGCACAGCCGAACTTAAGTACAGCCGCACTCTGCGGGATGACTATTTGGTTAATTGCTTTAGCAGCTGGATTACCTTACAAATATTTGGGAGGAACAGCATTTGGTGGGGTAATGTTAGCCCTCATGAGTATTAGCCTTAAAGAATATCAGCGCAGGCGTGTAATGTCATTTCTCGATCCTTGGGCTGATCCTAGAGGTGATGGTTACCAACTGGTACAAAGTTTACTCGCAGTAGGTTCTGGTCAAACTTGGGGCGCTGGGTTTGGGCTTTCTCAACAAAAACTATTTTATTTACCAATTCAGGACACCGATTTTATTTTTTCTATCTTCGCGGAAGAGTTTGGCTTTGTTGGCAGCATTGTACTGTTGATACTGTTAGCTATATTTGCTACTCTCGGATTAATCGTGGCATTAAAGGCCAAAAACTTAGTCAATCGACTCGTAGCCATTGGGATCACAACTGTGATTATAGGACAATCATTGCTACATATTGCCGTTGCCACAGGTGCATTACCTACTACAGGCTTACCCCTACCCATGTTTAGTTATGGTGGAAATTCCATGCTTTCCAGCCTAGCGAGTATGGCTTTGCTAATTCGGGTAGCCCGCGAAAGTAGTGAAGCCGAGGTAGTACCATTGCGAAAACCCCAGTCTGAGAAATTGCGTCAGCGCCGGATATTGCAAAAAAAGTAA
- a CDS encoding FHA domain-containing protein: MQIQLFWIDPNTEERREPLLNTPVAIGSNFQEMPQEINGEPVSRVVILDDLIADYHILITWESQKLIVIAQNTQRGVKINGLQRNNGRLKNGDRLQIGICEIMVSLVGTNVCDRMVGFLFKRRCDRTDKTDCPHCDQSYEEDYAFYANYGNYDSGGWGNNYYDDRNSYFSEPYTANVNFTEADSVSLEGESDASFEYDMGAS; encoded by the coding sequence TTGCAGATTCAACTTTTTTGGATAGATCCTAATACAGAAGAACGCCGAGAACCATTATTAAACACTCCCGTGGCTATTGGCAGCAACTTTCAAGAAATGCCACAAGAAATTAATGGTGAACCAGTTTCTAGAGTGGTGATTCTAGATGATTTAATTGCAGATTATCACATTTTAATTACCTGGGAAAGTCAAAAGTTAATTGTAATTGCCCAAAATACACAGAGGGGAGTGAAAATTAATGGCTTGCAGAGGAATAATGGTAGGCTGAAAAATGGCGATCGCCTGCAAATTGGGATCTGTGAAATTATGGTAAGCTTGGTAGGAACAAATGTATGCGATCGCATGGTAGGCTTCTTGTTTAAACGACGCTGCGATCGCACTGATAAAACAGACTGTCCCCACTGTGATCAGTCTTATGAAGAAGACTATGCTTTTTATGCCAATTATGGTAATTATGACTCTGGAGGTTGGGGTAATAATTATTATGATGACCGCAATTCTTATTTCTCTGAACCGTACACTGCTAATGTCAATTTTACAGAGGCTGATTCTGTGAGTTTGGAAGGTGAAAGTGATGCTAGTTTTGAGTATGATATGGGCGCAAGTTGA
- a CDS encoding glycosyltransferase family 4 protein: MNQPQIAYISFDIVPAPKGAAIHIAAFSQSLAAAFGHIQLVTVSPTTEHIENHELFPQVMQIMLPAVGRNLISRVLYFQNLLRGWLQNRHFAAIHIRSIYEGFVIALNKKQYCDQLIFEVNGLPSIELKYRYPGVVEDRELLHKLNSQEQICLTAADLIITPSHVTAAYLQSRDVPANKIRVIPNGVDLDVFTYNHNCGMDICLQIIYFGTLSPWQGVNLAIEALELINKDVPAYLTVIGQAKDDQIKKLQQLALKLGIADKLTILEPTSQIQLVEYIHASDMIVAPLMPSDRNLLQGCCPLKILEGMATGVPVIASDLPVVRELGEDTVHFLLVKPGSAKAIKDAVLQLHEHRELATKLAENARQRIEKYYTWKLAGKALTAAYAQLGIKRLSKI; encoded by the coding sequence ATGAATCAACCGCAGATAGCCTATATATCCTTTGATATTGTCCCCGCACCAAAAGGCGCAGCCATTCATATTGCAGCTTTTTCTCAGTCCTTAGCAGCAGCTTTTGGCCATATTCAATTAGTTACAGTTTCTCCTACCACAGAACACATAGAGAACCATGAACTCTTCCCACAAGTCATGCAGATCATGTTACCTGCTGTAGGTCGTAATTTGATTTCTAGAGTTTTGTATTTTCAAAATTTGCTGCGGGGATGGTTGCAAAATCGCCACTTTGCAGCAATTCATATTCGTTCAATTTATGAAGGGTTTGTCATAGCACTTAATAAAAAGCAATATTGCGATCAATTAATTTTTGAAGTTAATGGTTTACCTTCCATAGAATTAAAATACCGTTATCCTGGAGTAGTAGAGGATAGAGAACTACTGCACAAATTAAACTCCCAGGAACAAATTTGTTTAACAGCAGCAGATTTAATCATCACACCCAGCCATGTGACGGCTGCATATTTGCAAAGTCGGGATGTCCCAGCCAATAAAATTCGAGTGATTCCCAATGGGGTAGATTTAGATGTGTTTACCTATAATCATAATTGTGGGATGGATATCTGTTTACAAATTATATACTTTGGTACACTTTCACCTTGGCAAGGTGTCAATTTGGCAATTGAAGCTTTAGAACTCATAAATAAAGATGTTCCTGCTTATTTAACAGTCATTGGACAAGCCAAAGATGATCAAATCAAAAAATTGCAGCAGTTGGCGTTAAAGTTAGGAATAGCCGATAAACTAACTATTTTAGAACCCACATCACAAATACAGTTAGTTGAATATATCCATGCTTCAGATATGATTGTGGCACCATTAATGCCCAGCGATCGCAACTTACTTCAAGGTTGTTGTCCCCTAAAGATTTTAGAAGGTATGGCCACGGGAGTCCCTGTAATTGCGAGTGATTTACCTGTAGTCCGCGAACTAGGAGAAGACACAGTACATTTTTTATTAGTCAAACCAGGTTCAGCCAAAGCCATTAAAGATGCCGTTTTGCAGTTACATGAACATAGAGAATTAGCCACCAAACTCGCCGAAAATGCCCGCCAGCGCATTGAAAAGTATTACACCTGGAAACTAGCTGGTAAAGCTTTAACGGCGGCTTATGCTCAATTGGGCATCAAACGGCTAAGTAAGATTTGA